The following coding sequences are from one Lycium ferocissimum isolate CSIRO_LF1 chromosome 3, AGI_CSIRO_Lferr_CH_V1, whole genome shotgun sequence window:
- the LOC132048713 gene encoding uncharacterized protein LOC132048713 codes for MMLDLDNQAQSILTCFDKQKEETKSKYRVRLNASIDVARFLLKEGMSFRGHDESETSARRENFLDLLKWYADKNEDAKQVVLENAPQNDIRICPIIQKDIVSSCAKETNKAIEDLNGDYFGILVDESKDVSHKEQMALILRYVNKEGKLIERFLSVVHVKDTSAWSLQDAIYSLLLEHNLSSSQIRGQGYDGASNMQREINGLKTLIMKDSPSAYCTHCFAHQLQLTLVAVAKKHHEVDQFFDILANVLNVIGGSFKRRAMLRDDQAEKLKELLVLGEVHTGSGLHQELGLQRARDTLLAITHDLNMALQRKDQDIVSAMNLVGFTKRQLQSMRESKWDSLVKDVSSFCVKHDIVIPEMDKNYALGKSKQLNNHFDEVNTDLLLGMASLSPDNSFANYDKERIMKLATHYRDEFSVSMLEDLSFKLDNYIDYV; via the exons ATGATGTTAGATTTAGATAATCAAGCACAATCTATTCTAACTTGTTTTGACAAGCAAAAGGAGGAAACTAAAAGCAAATATCGGGTTCGCTTGAATGCTTCGATTGATGTTGCaaggtttcttttaaaagaagGAATGTCTTTTCGAGGCCATGATGAAAGTGAAACTTCCGCAAGAAGAGAAAACTTTTTAGATCTCTTAAAGTGGTATGCGGATAAGAATGAAGATGCGAAACAAGTTGTGTTAGAAAATGCTCCACAAAATGACATCAGGATTTGTCCAATTATCCAAAAAGACATTGTGAGTTCTTGTGCAAAAGAAACAAACAAAGCAATTGAAGACTTAAATGgggattattttgggatattagtTGATGAGTCCAAGGATGTCTCTCATAAAGAACAAATGGCTCTTATTCTGCGGTATGTCAACAAAGAGGGTAAACTAATTGAGCGATTCCTTAGTGTTGTTCATGTTAAAGATACATCTGCATGGTCGTTGCAAGATGCGATATATTCTTTACTTTTAGAACATAATTTGAGTTCATCTCAAATTCGGGGACAGGGTTATGATGGAGCTAGTAACATGCAACGAGAAATCAATGGTCTTAAAACTTTGATTATGAAAGATTCTCCTTCGGCATATTGCACACATTGCTTTGCTCATCAATTACAATTGACTCTTGTAGCTGTTGCAAAGAAGCATCATGAGGTAGATCAATTTTTTGATATTCTTGCTAATGTTTTAAATGTTATTGGAGGTTCTTTTAAGCGTAGGGCTATGCTTAGAGATGATCAAGCAGAAAAATTAAAGGAGCTACTAGTGCTCGGTGAAGTTCATACAGGAAGTGGATTGCATCAAGAACTTGGACTTCAAAGGGCAAGGGATACAC TGTTGGCAATTACACATGATTTGAATATGGCCTTGCAAAGAAAAGATCAAGATATCGTAAGTGCGATGAATCTTGTTGGTTTCACAAAGAGACAATTGCAATCTATGAGAGAGTCTAAATGGGATTCTTTGGTAAAAGATGTCTCTTCATTTTGTGTCAAGCATGATATTGTGATCCCCGAAATGGATAAGAATTATGCTCTTGGAAAATCAAAGC AGCTTAACAATCATTTTGATGAAGTGAATACTGATCTACTTCTTGGTATGGCTAGTTTGAGTCCAGATAATTCTTTTGCAAATTATGATAAAGAGAGGATTATGAAACTTGCTACACATTATCGGGATGAGTTTAGTGTTTCCATGCTTGAGGATCTTAGTTTTAAGCTTGACAACTATATTGATTATGTGTGA